The Mycobacteriales bacterium DNA segment GTTGGTGAGACTGACCGGGTTCGCGCCGCCGACGATCCACTCCGCCGCGGCTCGGCTCGGTGCCGGCCTGTCTCGCCGGCTGTTCAACGTCATCGTCACGAATGTGCCCGGCCCGCAGTTCCCGCTGTATGCGATGGGGGCACAGATGGACGACTGCTTCCCGGTCGTCCCGCTGACGAAAGGTCAGACCGTGTCGATCGGCCTCATGTCCTACAACGGTGGGGTCTACTACGGGATGAACTGCGATCGCGACGCGATGCCTGACATCGACGTGCTCGCGAGCTGTATCGAGGAATCGTTGAGCGAGCTGGTGGAGACGGCAAAGTGAGTTCTGTCGATCGAGCGGACGCGACCAAGCGACGCGGCCTCGTCCTCGGCGGCGGTGGCGTCCTCGGTGCCGCCTGGATGATCGGTGCGCTGTCGGCGCTGCGCGACGCCTACGAGTGGGACCCGCGCGACGCCGAGATCGTGGTCGGCACGTCGGCGGGTTCGGTGGTCGGCTCGATGCTCGCGTGTGGCCTGTCCGTCGACACCCTCGTCAACCACCAGCGCGGGATCGTCGCGCCGGGTGATCCGGAGATCGGCTTCGACCCGGACACCGCCAGCGGAGGGGCGTTGCCGCCGCGGCCCCAGCTGCGGATGGGCTCTGTCTCACTCGTGGCCAAGGCGGTCCTCCACCCGCGCCGGATGCCCGTGCTCGCTGCACTGTCGGGTCTCGCCCCTCGCGGTCGAGGCACGCTGGCCGCAGTTGCCGATCTGGTCGACGCGGTCAACCCGGAAGGGCGCTGGCCGGAGCACCCCGAGGCGTGGCTGATCGCGATGGACTACGACTCCGGCAAGCGGGTTGCGTTCGGAGCGCCGGGTGCTCCCGAGATCTCGATGGCCGATGCGGTGATGGCGTCGTGCTCGATCCCGGGGTGGTTCACCCCGATCTCGGCGGGTGGCCGGCGCTATGTCGACGGCGGAACGCTGTCGCCGACCTCGCTGGATCTGCTGGCCGGGCGCGGGCTCGACGAGGTGATCGTGTTGGCGCCGATGGCGTCGTTCGACTACGACGACCCGACGACGATGGTGGCGAAGGGGGAGCGTCGGTTCCGCAGGGCGATGACGCGTCGGATCCTGGCCGAGGCGGGCAAGGTACGGCGCACCGGAACGGCGGTGACGATCC contains these protein-coding regions:
- a CDS encoding patatin-like phospholipase family protein encodes the protein MSSVDRADATKRRGLVLGGGGVLGAAWMIGALSALRDAYEWDPRDAEIVVGTSAGSVVGSMLACGLSVDTLVNHQRGIVAPGDPEIGFDPDTASGGALPPRPQLRMGSVSLVAKAVLHPRRMPVLAALSGLAPRGRGTLAAVADLVDAVNPEGRWPEHPEAWLIAMDYDSGKRVAFGAPGAPEISMADAVMASCSIPGWFTPISAGGRRYVDGGTLSPTSLDLLAGRGLDEVIVLAPMASFDYDDPTTMVAKGERRFRRAMTRRILAEAGKVRRTGTAVTILAPGREDLEAIGVNLMDHRRRGAVLDVALRTTAEALSDAAPPPLSAAG
- a CDS encoding WS/DGAT domain-containing protein, yielding LVRLTGFAPPTIHSAAARLGAGLSRRLFNVIVTNVPGPQFPLYAMGAQMDDCFPVVPLTKGQTVSIGLMSYNGGVYYGMNCDRDAMPDIDVLASCIEESLSELVETAK